A stretch of the Brassica napus cultivar Da-Ae unplaced genomic scaffold, Da-Ae ScsIHWf_2046;HRSCAF=2696, whole genome shotgun sequence genome encodes the following:
- the LOC106391513 gene encoding receptor-like protein 6, whose product MIGTIFLLFFSISSSSYTYASLTLCRPDQRDALLEFKSEFNDEGIQGAWTSFCVTSSPKRKSWENNTDCCYWDGITCDANSGVVIGVDLSSSCLHGHFKPNSSLFRLQYLRSLNLAYNDFNASSIPTRINELMGLQRLNLSYTSFSGEIPTEILHLTKLVSLDLSSIFMYSQTLSSPGKPFLSQLAQNLTNLRQLDLSHVNLSSEMPQMMISNLTSLRSIRLHGCNLFGRFPRLSPTIRSIDLSVNPHLESSLPEFNGSNSLVYLDVTDTSLSGSIPEYSISNLKHLKVLSFSDCKFTGKIPSSIGNLSHLNILDFGYNNLAGEIPTALFNLTKLSSLSLASNHFTGTLPHNINSLSNLNIFNAASNSFFGTVPSTFFNIPCLESLDLGDNHFSGPLEIGNISSMSKLQSLVLSKNNLTGPIPTSISKLVNLVYLDLSYLNTRGPLDVGIFWHLKSLQQLTLSHINTTIARIDLNAVLSLPLKSLSILDLSGSHVSVENMSSSVSTLSSQLIYLFLSGCGITVFPEFISSLQYISMIDLSNNSIKGQVPAWLWRLPELHYAELSYNAINGFKEFPKDVSRTMMSSLFLNKNNLSRENPRAICDMASLSVVDLSNNNFSGSVPQCLSNLIKRGR is encoded by the exons ATGATAGGAaccatctttcttctcttcttctctatttCAAGTTCTTCATACACTTATGCTTCTCTTACACTGTGTCGTCCAGACCAAAGGGACGCACTTCTCGAGTTCAAGAGTGAGTTTAATGATGAGGGAATTCAGGGTGCTTGGACCTCGTTCTGTGTCACCTCTTCTCCCAAAAGAAAATCATGGGAAAACAATACCGATTGTTGTTATTGGGACGGTATCACATGTGATGCTAACTCAGGTGTGGTGATTGGGGTAGACCTTAGTTCCAGCTGCCTCCATGGCCATTTCAAACCCAATAGCAGTCTTTTCAGACTGCAATATCTCCGGAGTCTGAACCTTGCTTACAATGATTTCAATGCCTCTTCAATCCCAACTAGGATCAATGAACTCATGGGCTTACAAAGACTTAACCTTTCCTACACTTCATTTTCTGGTGAAATTCCAACAGAGATTCTTCACCTAACCAAGTTGGTCTCCCTCGATCTTTcttctatttttatgtattctcAGACTCTCTCATCCCCTGGAAAACCCTTTCTTTCTCAACTTGCACAGAACTTAACAAACCTTAGACAACTTGATCTGAGCCATGTAAACCTTTCCTCAGAAATGCCTCAGATGATGATCTCAAACCTGACCTCTCTAAGATCAATCCGCCTTCATGGTTGCAACTTATTTGGTCGATTTCCACGGCTGAGTCCTACTATTCGATCCATTGATTTGAGTGTCAATCCACACCTAGAATCCTCTCTCCCAGAATTCAATGGAAGTAACTCTCTTGTATATTTGGACGTCACTGATACATCTCTTTCAGGGAGCATTCCAGAGTACTCTATCAGCAACCTCAAACACTTGAAGGTTTTGAGTTTTTCCGACTGCAAATTCACAGGGAAGATTCCGTCTTCAATTGGAAACCTTTCTCATCTCAACATTCTTGACTTTGGTTATAATAACCTTGCTGGTGAAATTCCCACTGCGCTATTCAATCTTACAAAGTTATCATCCTTATCACTCGCCTCCAATCACTTCACAGGCACGCTTCCTCACAACATCAATTCACTCTCCAACTTGAATATCTTTAACGCGGCCTCAAACTCTTTCTTCGGAACAGTCCCTTCTACTTTCTTCAACATTCCTTGTCTGGAGAGTCTTGATTTGGGTGATAACCATTTCAGTGGCCCTCTTGAG ATTGGGAATATATCTTCAATGTCTAAGCTACAAAGCTTAGTTCTTTCAAAAAACAATCTCACAGGACCAATCCCTACATCCATATCCAAATTAGTCAACCTTGTGTATCTTGATCTTTCCTATCTCAACACCCGAGGCCCACTTGACGTTGGTATCTTCTGGCATCTCAAGTCGCTCCAACAACTTACTCTATCCCACATAAATACCACCATTGCTAGGATTGATTTGAATGCAGTTTTATCCTTGCCTCTCAAGTCGTTGTCTATCTTGGATCTCTCAGGCAGTCACGTTTCAGTAGAAAACATGAGTAGTTCAGTTTCCACCCTTTCATCGCAGTTGATATATTTGTTCTTGTCTGGCTGCGGTATCACAGTGTTCCCAGAGTTCATAAGCTCCCTACAATATATCTCTATGATAGACCTTTCTAACAACAGCATTAAAGGTCAAGTGCCCGCATGGTTATGGAGACTACCAGAATTACATTATGCTGAACTTTCCTACAACGCAATCAACGGTTTCAAAGAATTCCCAAAAGATGTCTCAAGAACGATGATGAGTTCACTATTTCTGAACAAAAACAACTTGTCTAGAGAGAACCCCAGAGCAATATGTGACATGGCCTCTCTAAGTGTCGTTGATTTATCAAACAACAACTTCAGCGGATCTGTTCCACAATGCCTCAGCAATCTCATCAAGAGGGGTCGCTAA
- the LOC111199850 gene encoding 60S ribosomal protein L27-3-like, with the protein MVKFLKQNKAVILLQGRYAGKKAVIIRSFDDGNRERPYGHCLVAGLKKYPSKVIRKDSAKKTAKKSRVKCFIKVVNYQHLMPTRYTLDVDLKEVATLEALASKDKKVAALKEAKAKLEERFKTGKNRWFFTKLRF; encoded by the coding sequence ATGGTTAAGTTCCTGAAGCAGAACAAAGCGGTTATCCTCCTCCAAGGCCGTTACGccgggaagaaggcagtgatcATCCGCTCCTTCGACGACGGAAACCGCGAGCGTCCTTACGGACACTGCCTCGTCGCGGGACTGAAGAAGTATCCGAGCAAGGTCATCCGCAAGGACTCAGCCAAGAAGACGGCCAAGAAATCTCGAGTCAAGTGCTTCATCAAGGTGGTGAACTACCAGCATCTGATGCCTACTCGTTACACATTGGACGTGGATCTGAAGGAGGTTGCGACTCTGGAAGCTCTGGCTTCGAAGGACAAGAAGGTGGCGGCTCTTAAGGAGGCTAAGGCTAAGCTCGAGGAGAGGTTCAAGACCGGAAAAAACAGGTGGTTCTTTACCAAGCTTAGGTTCTGA